From a region of the Oryza sativa Japonica Group chromosome 6, ASM3414082v1 genome:
- the LOC107281363 gene encoding transcription factor SRM1: MLLSHCFAVAFALSALLAGLALAMDDATFGMEWTAAELGEARSVIARVSNAYDSGAGSSNSAGDTKHDRIMRELQARFPSRTMVQVIDLYLNLTAETAAQAGAAQPQDAGGAGDAAVVHPTFGLANDNFGMPVANNNDDGVDAGMVFGGAPMEEGAVAVNGGDGEVVNPDNADDDVLWTDYEHRLFLTGMRVYGRGDWRNIARYFVGSKTPEQVSMYADNYFHMMEIAAAMEADGDDDDDHHENNNNNLGGGQLHAVVGAVEHHENYNNNNLGGGQLNAGLGAVGHGPGAGHIAPATSSNNNVAAAAANNNVDAPFWVPLLYNLEIEQRMMEMQAQSQKAWDDQQMKMAEAATDPKEGAADK; the protein is encoded by the exons ATGCTGCTCTCTCATTGTTTTGCAGTAGCATTCGCTCTCTCTGCGCTGCTCGCCGGCCTCGCCCTCGCCATGGACGACGCAACGTTCGGCATGGagtggacggcggcggagctgggTGAGGCGAGGTCGGTCATCGCTAGGGTCAGCAACGCCTACGACTCCGGCGCCGGCAGCAGCAACAGTGCCGGCGACACCAAGCACGACCGCATTATGAGGGAGCTCCAGGCGAGGTTCCCGTCGAGGACCATGGTCCAGGTAATCGACTTGTACCTTAATCTCACGGCGGAGACAGCAGCGCAGGCGGGGGCGGCCCAGCCGcaggacgccggcggcgccggcgacgccgccgtcgtccaccCTACCTTTGGCCTCGCGAACGACAACTTCGGCATGCCCGTTGCGAACAacaacgacgacggcgtcgacgccgGCATGGTGTTTGGTGGAGCTCCTAtggaggagggggcggtggcggtgaacgGTGGGGACGGTGAGGTGGTGAACCCGGACAATGCTGATGACGATGTGCTTTGGACCGATTATGAGCACAG GCTGTTCCTGACTGGGATGCGTGTGTACGGGCGTGGCGACTGGAGAAACATCGCGAGGTACTTCGTCGGAAGCAAGACGCCGGAGCAGGTCTCCATGTACGCCGATAACTACTTCCACATGATGGAGATCGCCGCGGCCATGgaagccgacggcgacgacgatgacgaccacCATGAAAACAATAACAACAACTTGGGCGGCGGGCAGCTgcacgccgtcgtcggcgccgtcgagcACCATGAAAattacaacaacaacaacttaGGCGGCGGGCAGCTGAACGCCGGCCTCGGCGCCGTCGGGCACGGCCCCGGTGCCGGGCACATTgctccggcgacctcctccaacaacaacgtcgccgccgccgccgcgaacaaCAACGTCGACGCACCGTTCTGGGTTCCGCTGCTGTACAACCTCGAGATAGAGCAGCGCATGATGGAGATGCAGGCGCAGTCGCAGAAGGCCTGGGATGATCAGCAGATGAAGATGGCTGAAGCTGCAACTGATCCAAAGGAGGGAGCAGCTGATAAGTGA
- the LOC107275902 gene encoding transcription factor SRM1, whose translation MLLSHCFAVVFALSALLAGLALAIDEGFGMEWTAAELAEARSVIARVSDAYNSGVGSSSSACDTKHDRIMRELQARFPSRTMVQVIDLYVNLTVETAAQPQDAGSAGDAAAVVHPTFAGGMPVVNNNDGMVHGGAAMEVGAVAVNGGDGEVVNPDNADDDVLWTDYEHRLFLTGMRVYGRGDWRNISRYFVRSKTPEQISMYADNYFHMMEIAAAMEADGGDDDDGHHEINNNNNNLGGGQLHAVVGAVGHGPGAGHIAPATPSNNNTAAAAVNNNVDTPFWVPLLYNPEIEQRMMEMQAQSQKAWDDQQMKMAEAATPKEEGAADK comes from the exons ATGCTACTCTCTCATTGTTTTGCAGTGGTATTCGCTCTCTCTGCACTGCTCGCCGGCCTTGCCCTCGCCATCGACGAAGGGTTCGGCATGGAGTGGACGGCGGCAGAGCTGGCGGAGGCAAGGTCGGTCATCGCTAGGGTCAGCGACGCCTACAACTCCGGCgtaggcagcagcagcagcgcctgCGACACCAAGCACGACCGCATTATGAGGGAGCTCCAGGCGAGGTTCCCGTCGAGGACCATGGTCCAGGTAATCGATCTGTACGTTAATCTCacggtggagacggcggcgcagccgcaggacgccggcagcgccggcgacgccgccgccgtcgtccaccCTACTTTTGCCGGCGGCATGCCCGTTGTGAACAACAACGACGGCATGGTGCATGGTGGTGCTGCTATGGAGgtgggggcggtggcggtgaacgGCGGGGACGGTGAGGTGGTGAACCCGGACAATGCTGATGACGATGTGCTTTGGACTGATTATGAGCACAG GCTGTTTCTGACTGGGATGCGTGTGTACGGGCGTGGCGACTGGAGAAACATCTCGAGGTACTTCGTCAGAAGCAAGACGCCGGAGCAGATCTCCATGTACGCCGACAACTACTTCCACATGATGGAGATCGCCGCGGCCATGgaagccgacggcggcgacgacgacgacggccaccATGAAatcaataacaacaacaacaacttgGGCGGCGGCCAGCTgcacgccgtcgtcggcgccgtcggGCACGGCCCCGGTGCCGGGCACATTGCTCCGGCGACCCCCTCCAACAacaacaccgccgccgccgccgtgaacaACAACGTCGACACACCGTTCTGGGTTCCGCTGCTGTACAACCCCGAGATAGAGCAGCGGATGATGGAGATGCAGGCGCAGTCGCAGAAGGCCTGGGATGATCAGCAGATGAAGATGGCTGAAGCTGCAACTccaaaggaggagggagcagcTGATAAGTGA